In Micromonospora sp. WMMA1363, a genomic segment contains:
- a CDS encoding DUF6510 family protein, whose product MTEMSYLDGNMLDGPLRELFAVDLSAAAGRCDHCGALGPMAALQVWSQAPGLVGRCPTCHEVMLRLVRAPDRAWLDLRGATFLRVPMPPDRPIPRPL is encoded by the coding sequence ATGACCGAGATGTCCTATCTGGACGGCAACATGTTGGACGGCCCGCTGCGGGAACTGTTCGCCGTCGACCTCAGTGCCGCCGCCGGTCGGTGTGACCACTGCGGCGCGCTCGGCCCGATGGCCGCGCTCCAGGTCTGGTCGCAGGCCCCCGGCCTGGTAGGGCGCTGTCCGACCTGCCACGAGGTGATGCTGCGCCTGGTGCGGGCGCCGGACCGGGCGTGGCTGGACCTGCGGGGCGCTACCTTCCTCCGGGTGCCGATGCCCCCCGACCGGCCGATCCCACGCCCACTCTGA
- a CDS encoding poly-gamma-glutamate hydrolase family protein, giving the protein MVAIVAPLRAKGRDGDGGSGTTDGADGTGGGGDRRGGRRHGGAARRARSKRRRLPLEHRTVRGPRAGRGHRLGPPIPAARHARRRAGPRRPAGGATRGRRDRPHGGGIEVGTSELCLAVAGYHPATSTPIETTAPLYDYWLFEGLRSSGNGELHVTSTSCDDPVAESLGGGARHAVSLHGCTAGQVGLPDTGQAVVVGGLDATLKAYLRQEFAAAGITALDAAAFPALAGVNPQNIVNRTLTGSGAQLELTTPLRNAMFGTNTRAQRKNTTLPLFWTFVAATRAAVARRVAV; this is encoded by the coding sequence ATGGTCGCTATCGTTGCCCCGCTACGGGCGAAAGGCAGGGACGGCGATGGCGGGTCTGGAACGACGGACGGTGCTGACGGCACTGGCGGGGGCGGCGATCGGCGGGGTGGCCGTCGGCACGGTGGCGCCGCGCGCCGGGCACGCAGCAAGCGACGACGGCTACCGCTCGAACACCGAACTGTACGCGGACCCCGCGCTGGCCGAGGGCACCGACTGGGCCCGCCGATACCGGCGGCACGGCACGCTCGACGACGAGCTGGGCCCCGGCGTCCCGCTGGTGGTGCTACCCGCGGTCGCCGCGATCGCCCGCACGGCGGCGGCATCGAGGTTGGCACCTCGGAACTCTGCCTCGCGGTGGCCGGCTACCACCCGGCCACGTCGACCCCGATCGAAACCACTGCCCCGTTGTACGACTACTGGCTGTTCGAGGGCCTGCGGTCGAGCGGCAACGGGGAGCTGCACGTCACCTCCACCAGCTGCGACGACCCGGTGGCCGAGTCGCTGGGCGGCGGCGCCCGGCACGCGGTCTCCCTGCACGGATGCACCGCCGGCCAGGTCGGGCTCCCCGACACCGGCCAGGCGGTCGTTGTCGGTGGCCTGGATGCCACGCTGAAGGCGTATCTGCGACAGGAGTTCGCGGCCGCGGGCATCACCGCACTGGACGCCGCTGCTTTTCCCGCCCTGGCCGGAGTCAACCCGCAGAACATCGTCAACCGGACGCTGACCGGGTCGGGCGCCCAGCTTGAACTGACCACGCCCTTGCGTAACGCCATGTTCGGCACTAACACCCGGGCCCAGCGCAAGAACACCACGCTGCCGCTGTTCTGGACGTTCGTGGCCGCGACCCGGGCCGCTGTGGCCCGCCGCGTCGCCGTCTGA
- a CDS encoding NAD(P)/FAD-dependent oxidoreductase: MTKPRVVIVGAGFAGYHAAKTLSRLARDRAEIVLLNATDYFLYLPLLPEVAAGVVEPTRITVPLAGTLDGVRIVIGEADHVDLQNRWVGFTQPEGERNRIAYDRLVLAVGSVNKLLPIPGVTEYAHGFRSLPEALYLHDHVVRQIELAEQAADPAEQRARCTFVVVGAGYTGTEVAAHGQLFTDRLVAQRPRLKIRPRWMLLDVAPRALPELDRRMSDTAHRVLDRRGVDVRMGTSVGMATADGVKLTDGEFVPTCSLVWCVGVRPDPFVAQLGLRTEKGRLVTDEYLNVPGFPEVYACGDAAAVPDVIRPGEVCTMTAQHAQRQGKLVAHNIAASYGQGGRRPYKHHDLGWVVDLGGRDAAANPLRVSLSGLPAKAVTRGYHLLAMPGNRARVGADWLLDATLPRPAVQLGLVPANAVPLESSSPEVPARA, encoded by the coding sequence ATGACGAAGCCTCGTGTGGTGATCGTGGGGGCCGGGTTCGCCGGTTACCACGCGGCGAAGACGCTCAGCCGGCTGGCGAGGGACCGGGCCGAGATCGTCCTGCTGAACGCGACCGACTACTTCCTCTACCTACCCCTGCTGCCCGAGGTGGCCGCCGGGGTGGTGGAACCGACCCGGATCACGGTGCCGCTGGCCGGCACGCTGGACGGCGTCCGCATCGTGATCGGTGAAGCTGACCACGTCGATCTGCAGAACCGCTGGGTGGGTTTCACCCAGCCGGAGGGGGAGCGTAACCGGATCGCGTACGACCGGCTCGTCCTCGCCGTCGGCAGCGTCAACAAGCTGCTGCCCATCCCCGGGGTGACCGAGTACGCCCACGGTTTCCGCAGCCTGCCCGAGGCGCTCTACCTGCACGACCACGTGGTCCGGCAGATCGAGCTGGCCGAGCAGGCCGCCGATCCGGCCGAGCAGCGGGCCCGGTGCACGTTCGTGGTGGTGGGCGCCGGCTACACCGGCACCGAGGTGGCTGCCCACGGGCAGCTCTTCACCGATCGGCTGGTCGCGCAGCGACCCCGGCTGAAGATCCGACCGCGATGGATGCTGCTCGATGTGGCGCCGCGGGCGCTGCCAGAGCTGGACCGGCGGATGTCGGACACCGCCCACCGGGTCCTCGACCGGCGTGGTGTCGACGTGCGGATGGGTACCTCGGTGGGAATGGCCACCGCCGACGGGGTGAAACTCACCGACGGCGAGTTCGTGCCGACCTGCTCGCTCGTCTGGTGTGTGGGCGTCCGACCGGACCCGTTCGTTGCCCAGCTCGGGCTTCGGACCGAGAAGGGCCGGTTGGTGACCGACGAGTACCTGAACGTTCCAGGCTTCCCCGAGGTGTACGCGTGCGGGGACGCCGCGGCGGTGCCTGACGTGATCCGCCCCGGGGAGGTCTGCACGATGACCGCCCAGCACGCGCAGCGGCAGGGCAAGCTGGTCGCCCACAACATCGCCGCCTCGTACGGGCAGGGCGGTCGCCGGCCGTACAAGCACCACGACCTGGGCTGGGTGGTCGACCTGGGCGGCAGGGACGCGGCGGCCAACCCGTTGAGAGTCTCCCTGTCCGGGCTGCCGGCCAAGGCGGTCACCCGCGGCTACCACCTGCTCGCGATGCCCGGCAACCGGGCCCGCGTGGGGGCCGACTGGCTGCTCGACGCCACCCTGCCCCGCCCGGCGGTGCAGCTCGGCCTGGTCCCCGCCAACGCCGTCCCCCTGGAGAGCAGTTCCCCGGAGGTGCCGGCCCGGGCGTAG
- a CDS encoding ATPase: protein MRFSVVATGYDRRQVDSCLDELGIRLTRLAARAEGAAGAGREWDEVREEAAGLCGLFQRLDVGDGGDGAVTRWYAGPVEREAAELLARARLELDAAREEARQVREQAYAEAVQARREFEEALHARRRREARVDEILGGRPVEPVPADTPTAAAAAPVRDRAVGRTVG from the coding sequence ATGAGGTTCTCCGTCGTTGCGACCGGCTACGATCGCCGACAGGTGGATTCCTGCCTCGACGAGCTCGGCATCCGGTTGACCCGGCTCGCGGCGCGGGCCGAGGGCGCCGCCGGTGCCGGACGGGAGTGGGACGAGGTCCGCGAGGAGGCCGCGGGCCTGTGCGGGCTGTTCCAGCGGCTCGACGTCGGCGACGGTGGCGACGGCGCGGTGACCCGGTGGTACGCCGGCCCGGTCGAACGAGAGGCCGCCGAACTGCTCGCCCGGGCGCGCCTGGAGCTGGACGCGGCGCGCGAGGAGGCCCGGCAGGTGCGCGAGCAGGCGTACGCGGAGGCGGTGCAGGCGCGTCGCGAATTCGAGGAGGCGCTGCACGCTCGCCGCCGACGCGAGGCCAGGGTGGACGAGATCCTCGGCGGCAGGCCCGTGGAACCGGTGCCGGCGGACACTCCGACTGCCGCTGCCGCGGCGCCGGTTCGCGACCGCGCCGTAGGCCGGACCGTCGGGTGA
- a CDS encoding OsmC family protein encodes MPHHSSWLDETATATAEGGHVRTDDGGLSTALASPLAQHCTGLSPSQLLAAAFASCLHHAAVEAAGEITDEAHTVQVRAEAKLGRDDEGRYLADVHASISSVGLTRQQLDVLVEYADRLWPFSSGDASRHRLTVTPAENGRH; translated from the coding sequence ATGCCGCACCACAGTTCCTGGCTGGACGAGACGGCCACCGCGACGGCGGAGGGCGGCCACGTCCGCACCGACGACGGCGGCCTCTCCACCGCCCTGGCGTCCCCGCTGGCCCAGCACTGCACGGGACTGAGCCCGTCGCAGCTGCTCGCGGCCGCTTTCGCGTCCTGCCTGCACCACGCGGCGGTGGAGGCGGCCGGGGAGATCACCGACGAGGCGCACACCGTGCAGGTGCGGGCAGAGGCGAAGCTCGGTCGCGACGACGAGGGCCGGTACCTGGCCGACGTGCATGCCTCCATCTCGTCCGTCGGCCTCACCCGCCAGCAGCTGGACGTGCTGGTCGAGTACGCCGACCGGCTCTGGCCGTTCTCCAGCGGGGACGCGAGCCGGCACCGGCTGACGGTGACGCCGGCGGAGAACGGACGGCACTGA